In Methanococcus maripaludis, a single window of DNA contains:
- a CDS encoding DUF2124 family protein, whose translation MKKIAEDKGISSQLRHFKAVVSEYGSKSILYSGSKGVCLPFALLNAYAVRTVEEQYFSPDAKLDELSKLNSGSLGYTYNNFENNSEFKPDMLVLMGGLAMPHSKVTLSDVNDLIEKITPKKVVGICFSSIFQKEKWDKNIDFDLIIDSQLEPVTVYGK comes from the coding sequence GTGAAAAAGATAGCAGAAGATAAAGGAATTTCCTCACAATTAAGACATTTTAAAGCCGTTGTTTCAGAGTACGGGTCTAAAAGCATATTATACAGTGGTTCAAAGGGAGTATGTCTTCCTTTCGCACTATTAAATGCTTATGCAGTAAGAACTGTTGAAGAACAGTATTTTAGCCCCGATGCAAAGTTAGATGAACTTTCAAAACTTAATTCTGGAAGTTTGGGATACACATACAACAATTTTGAAAATAATTCAGAATTTAAACCAGACATGCTTGTTTTAATGGGTGGACTTGCGATGCCGCATTCTAAAGTGACCCTTTCTGATGTTAACGATTTAATTGAAAAAATAACTCCAAAAAAAGTTGTCGGAATCTGCTTTTCAAGCATATTTCAAAAGGAAAAATGGGATAAAAACATCGACTTTGATTTAATAATTGATAGCCAGTTAGAACCCGTAACTGTTTATGGGAAATAA
- a CDS encoding ATP-binding protein, producing the protein MINPQISLLNSQNSVKLKFKKLLTDLKRLILYRTLLDDKIIGYLINIIKELAEDEPNELIVEKNYYELTRDLIITAETENFSGNILKSYIMNSILKDENIFARSCEKHNHDLESLYELAFKDISVLKRVMDIDTKHLRTILDSDDETIENYTPTLYKDEKTIFSEYREELLNIDSVPELLDSIIEYYYRIGSGELVDHVAFKWDGKKGLSGIKYCDLASMESIVGYNYQKEILLKNTSAFIEGNPSNNILLVGSRGTGKSSLVKSLVKEYYLDGLRIIELKKSQLKDFELIIDHLRNRNKKFIVFLDDLSFEDNETEYKELKSILEGSLEKKPENVIIYATSNRRNLIKESWSERDSDIHSNDSINEKMSLSDRFGITLSFYSPTQEEYLSMVKKLATENGINPCNKDDVKFYSMNIGKLSEQTGMIMAWETLREDAIKWGMSQNGFSGRTAKQFIDYIIGTYKN; encoded by the coding sequence ATGATAAACCCCCAAATATCATTATTAAACAGTCAAAACTCGGTAAAACTAAAATTTAAAAAGCTTTTAACTGACTTGAAACGGCTGATACTGTATAGAACTCTGCTTGATGACAAAATAATCGGTTATTTAATAAATATTATCAAAGAACTTGCAGAAGATGAACCTAATGAATTAATTGTTGAGAAAAATTACTATGAATTAACTCGTGACTTAATTATAACTGCAGAAACGGAAAATTTTAGTGGAAATATTTTAAAATCATATATTATGAATTCAATTTTAAAAGACGAAAATATCTTTGCAAGATCTTGTGAAAAACATAACCACGATCTTGAAAGCCTTTATGAACTTGCATTTAAAGATATAAGTGTTTTAAAAAGAGTTATGGATATTGATACTAAACATTTGCGAACAATTCTTGATTCAGATGATGAAACTATTGAAAATTATACTCCCACACTCTACAAGGATGAAAAAACTATATTTTCGGAATATCGGGAAGAACTTTTAAATATCGATTCAGTTCCTGAACTTTTAGATTCGATAATTGAATATTACTATAGAATCGGCTCTGGTGAACTTGTAGATCATGTTGCATTTAAATGGGATGGTAAAAAAGGGCTTTCCGGAATTAAATACTGCGATTTAGCGAGTATGGAAAGTATTGTTGGATATAATTACCAAAAAGAAATTCTTTTAAAAAATACCTCTGCCTTTATCGAAGGAAATCCTTCAAATAATATTTTACTTGTCGGATCCCGAGGAACTGGAAAATCGTCCCTTGTAAAATCTCTCGTAAAAGAATATTATCTTGATGGTTTAAGGATTATTGAACTTAAAAAAAGCCAATTGAAAGATTTTGAATTGATTATAGATCATTTAAGAAATAGAAATAAAAAATTCATAGTTTTCCTTGACGATTTATCATTTGAAGATAATGAAACAGAATACAAAGAATTGAAATCGATTCTTGAAGGAAGTTTAGAGAAAAAACCTGAAAATGTAATAATTTATGCAACTTCAAACAGGAGGAACCTGATAAAAGAGTCCTGGTCAGAGCGAGATTCAGATATTCATTCAAACGATTCGATAAATGAAAAAATGTCGCTTTCCGATAGATTTGGAATAACCTTAAGTTTTTATTCGCCAACCCAAGAAGAATACTTATCCATGGTAAAAAAACTTGCAACAGAAAATGGAATTAACCCATGCAACAAAGATGATGTTAAATTTTACTCAATGAACATTGGAAAATTGTCAGAGCAGACTGGAATGATTATGGCATGGGAAACACTTCGCGAAGATGCAATAAAATGGGGAATGTCCCAAAACGGTTTTTCTGGAAGAACTGCAAAACAATTTATTGATTACATCATCGGAACTTACAAAAATTAA